The Bradyrhizobium sp. WSM471 genome includes the window CGATCGTGCGGCAAGGCTATCGGCGCGTGCTGGAAAGCCAGGGCGATCTGCATGTCGTGGCGGAAGCCGACAACGCCGCGGATGCCTACGGCGCCTTCAAGGCGCGCGATCCCGACGTGGTCTTGCTGGATATCTCGATGCCCGGCGCGAGCGGGCTGGAAGCCATCCGCAACATCCGCGCGCGCAGCCCGCGGGCGCGGATCCTCGTGTTCACCATGCACAACGAAGCCGTGCTGGTGAAGGCAGCCTTCAATGCCGGCGCCAGCGGCTTCGTCACCAAGAGCAGCGAGCCGTCCGCGGTCGTCGCCGCGATCCGCAGCGTTGCCCGCGGCGAGCGCGCCATGAGCGACGACATCGCGCACATCCTGGCGGAGGACAGCCTGTCGGCGGGCTCGGCGCTGGATCAACTGGGCGAGCGCGAGATCGAGATCCTGCGCCAGTTCGCCGGCGGTGCCACGACCGAACAGATCGCAGCGCATCTCAATCTCAGCGTCAAGACGGTGCAGAACTATCACTATCTGATCAAGACCAAGACCGGCGCACGCACGGATGCGCAGCTGGTGCGGCTGGCAGCCAATTGTGGGCTGACAAAGATCTAGAGGGTGGCGGCGTGCCGTTTGCTGCGACCGGAATATCTGGTTCCCGACTGGCCACCCCCAACGAAGGTCTCCAAGTCTCTGTCAGATTGTGCTAGGCTCCACCACAGGCACAGCGTCCAGCATCAAGCGGCCAGTGGATGTGTGTCCGGCTCGATCTTTCGACGAGCGCCAATTTGGACGGCTCTCGGAGCCGCCCTCGTTCCCGTTGTATGTCTTGCACGACAACAGGAGACGATTCCATGAACATCAGGGACAGCCTTCTTGCCGCACTGATCGCCTCCAGCGTTTTCGCGACCGGGCTTACGGGAAGCGCGGCAGCTGAGGCGAAAGACCAGATCACCATTCTCTATGACGCCTTCGGCACAGATGAGGCGATGACAAAGGACTGGGGTTTCTCCGCCCTTGTCGAAATCGCGGGAAAACGCATCCTGTTCGATACGGGTAACGATCCCGAAATCTTCGCGGCGAACGTGAAGGCCAAGGGAGTTGATCTCTCGGACCTCGACTTTGTCGTTCTGTCGCACCGCCACTCCGATCACATGGCGGGCTTGTCCTACCTCCTGAGCATCAATCCGACCGTCAAGATCTACGCGCCAAAGGAAGGATTTGGCATCTACGGCTCGTCTCTGCCGTCCGGCTTCTACCGCAAGGACGAGGCCTTGCCGCCGGAGATGCGGTACTATGCAGGCAAGCCGCCCGCGGTGATGAAGTTCGGCACGGCATGGGCCCATGCGAACTTCGAACTGATCGATCAGACCACCGAGATCGCTCCCGGTATCACACTTATCTCGCTGATTTCCGACGCACCGGGCACGAGAGAACTCAAAGAGCTGTCCTTGGCTGTCAACACGGCCGACGGCATGGTCCTTCTGGTCGGTTGCTCGCACCCCGGGATCGAGCGCATCGTCGAAGCGGCGACGGGTATCAATCCCAGGATTCATCTCGTCGCGGGAGGATTTCATCTGGTCGTCGCACCTGACGAAGCTATCGCGAAAGTCGTTACCGCCCTCAAGGACAGGTTCAAGGTGGACAGCGTAGCCCCGGGACATTGCACCGGTGAGCCGACTTTTGCCGCGCTCAAGAAGGCTTTCGGCGACAACTATCTCTACGCAGGCCTCGGCACGTCGATTCCGGTTGCAACGGTTGCGGGCGTGAATGTCAGACGCGGGGAAGGTCCGACGCTTGACGACCTTGCGACCTATCGCAAACTCGCGGGGCGCGAAGACCCGTTCGGCATATTGCGCTTGCGCAGCTCGCATTTGGCACCCGCGCTTTAGGGCGCTGGCGCGCGGCTCGCATCTTTAGATCATCATGTGTGGCCGGGTAGGATTGGAACTGACGCCGTCGCGCCGTGGTTAGTAGCGGAGTGAGGGAGTTGCGCCATGAGTAAGGCTATCCGCGAAGCCATCCATCATCCCCCGATCATCACTGTCGGCGAGCTCATCGATGAACTCTGCCGTCTGCCAGACACAGCGACGATCCAATTCCACTGCCCCATTCTCGAACAGGAACTTGCGTTCTACCGCCTTCGAAAGCGGTCAAAGGACGTGGTCGAAATCGAAGTCAATACCTATCCGGAAAGCCCGTCGGTCGTGCCATCGGCCAACGCCGCCTTACGTGCGCGAAAAAAGACCCATCATCCGCGCTCGCTCGGCAATGGCAGCGTTGCCCATAAGGTCTGAGATAGAACCGCGACAGGTCACGTCAGGTGTCACGGCTTCGGAACGCGTGAAGGAAGTTGGCTTACGCCTTCAGCCCGCGTAGCGCGGGCGTCGCATCGACACGCGCCGAGAGATCGGCGTCCTTCTCGTCGGCGTGGGCCGGATGGTGGAAGCGGACGGTCGCATCAAAGATGGCGCGCGCGGTAGACTTGACCTCGGTCGAGCTCCGTACCCCGCGCCGAAGTTCCTCCGGCCGCAATGAAATCCAACCCAAAGCAAATCTCCGCCATCAACTCCGAGCAGATTCAACGTCAAGCGCGGCCACAGCGCGTCTCGCAAAGACTCCGCTGCTTTCAGGCCCCGCGACTGAAATGAAATCGGAGTGAAGCGACATGCACCACCTGCCAAACGACACTATCGCAGTCACCCTGCCGGACTTCGGTCAATCCATGACCGTGCTCGGAGATCCCGGGTTGGCAACCGATGACTGGGGCGGAAACGATGCGCTGACGGCAGCCATATCGAGTCTCAACTCGAACGTGACGCTCGTTGGGGAAGACCTGGCGGCCATGCATGGCAATTCTCACGGAGGAAACGACAGTCTCGTGGTGAGCGTGGATGGCGGCTGGGATAATGCCGTTGCCGTTGGCGATGCCCAATCCATGGCGGACAACACTCGGGGCGGTAACGACACCCTCAATGTCGATGCCCACAACTCGCTCTACACCAATGTTTATCTCTATGGCGATGTCCAAGGTGACATGTCGGGCAACGCGGGAGGCGGAAATGACACACTGACGGCGTCGACCGGATGGAGATCGTTCGGATCGCTCAGCGGGGACGCTGGTGGCGCCATGAGCGGCAATGCGCACGGCGGGAATGATACGCTGAGCGCGACGGACTATGGGATAAATGGCGGCGGCGACGCACTCAGCGGCGATGCCACTGGCGCCATGACCGACAACGCGGTCGGCGGAAACGACATCCTGACCTTTGCGGCGAGCAGCGACGCCCAGCTCGGAGGAGGAAGCCTGTCGGGCGATTCCGGAACGTCCATGTCCGACAATGCCCAGGGCGGGAACGATATCCTCACCGCCGTCGTCGATGGCGAGCGAGCTGCTTTCAGCACGACGTTGTACGGCGACGCTCCCACAATGTCGGGCAATGCTCACGGCGGGAACGACAGCCTCACCGGGGGATCGAGCCCCGATCGCCTGGCGGGCGATGCGATGAGCTACGCTCCTTCATCACCCGGCTCGATCACCGGAGGCACGGATACCCTAAACGGTGGCGGCGGCAATGATCTCCTGTGGGGCGGCCCGAACAACGACACGTTCGTCTTCAACACGGGCTCCGGCCAGGACATCATCAACGACTTCAATCAAGGCAACCAGGCTGTCGGCAGCACCACCACCGAACACGACGTGATCAACCTGCATGACTACGGCTTCGCAGACTGGGCAGCCGTCTCCAGCCTCATCGGCGACAATAGCGCCGGCGATGCCGTGATCCACCTCACCGCCAACGATACGATCACGTTGGACGGCGTGCACACGGCGGCGCTTCACCCAACGGACTTCGTCATCTGACGGCTCACAGCCACGCAGGATGATGGGATGGTGGTCACGAGAGAATCGTCGAGGCCAGGCCCCTCATCCTGCCGATCGCCAAAGGCATGAGCAGGAGCGGATCAAGCCCCAAGCCGCGATGTAAGCAGGCTCCGCAACCTCACGCCGCCTTCAGCCCGCGCAACACCAGCGCGAGCGTCGCATCGACGCGCGCCGAGAGATCGGCATCCTTCCATTCGTCGGCGTGGGCCGGATGGTGGAAGCGGACGGTGGCATCGAAAATGGCGCGCGCGGTGGCCTTGACGTCGTCCACCTCGAACACGCCCTGCTTCACGCCGTCGGTCAGGATCGCCGCGATCTGGTCGATCATGGTGTCCTTGTGACACTTGACGGCTGCACAGGCCTCGCGCGCCAGGGTCAGATAGGTCTCGAACATCTCGGGATCGTCGAGCACGCGCGAACGCTTGGCGGCGAACAGGGTGCGCAGCCAGCGGTCGAGTCGCGCCGGGGCCGGGCCCTGCTCTTCGGCAAGCTGGCGTAATGGCGCGTCGATGCGGTCCAGCCAGCGTTTGGCGACGGCCTCGCGCAGCGAGGCCTTGCTCGGGAAATGGCGGTAGACGCTGCCGTGGCTCACATCGAGCGCACGGGCCACGTCGACCACTGTGGCCTTGGCGAGTCCGTAACGCCGCAGCACGTCCTCGGTGACTTCGAGGATCCGCTCCGGCGTCAAGATAACGGCTTCGTTCATGCCAGCACCATGTTCCCGTTGAGGGCTCAGTTACCCGGCGACGGAGCTGCTTCCGAAGCGCCCGTACCGGTCGTTTCGGAAAGCTCTCGCCTTAATGAGGCAGTTTTGCAGCCTGCGCCGCGATCTGGCGCGCCACCAGTAAATTGAGCCAGTGCCCAATCGTCCCGGTCAAATTGATGATTTCGGTCGTCATTGTCGTAAGTCTCCAATCAATTGGCGGTCCCGATTGTTCAATTGCGACCCTCAATCCCCCATTTGTTTGGGACGTCGGGCTCCCGGGATGCCGCCAGACGCCCAATCGGAGCGTCCGAGTACGGATATACACGTCTCGCTGACAGATTTCAATATCTGTCAGTCAATGATCCGTGATTGACAGTTAATATCTGCGGGCCTCCCCCTTGAGGCGGGCGTCCATCGCCCCGCCGCGGATGGTCCTGTCCAGCCCAATCATCCCCCGCTACGTTGCCGGCGCCGTTTGTTTCGCCCTCCCCGCTCTGCTAGATCACGGCGTAAAAAGCATTTTGGCAGGTCGCCCCCTTCTGGGTCGCCCGCCCACCTTCCTGGAGAGTCCAATGATCCCCCGCTATACCCGCCCGGAAATGGCCTCGATCTGGGAGCCGCAGACCCGGTTCAAGATCTGGTTCGAGATCGAGGCGCATGCGGCGGACGCCCTTGCCGAGCTCGGCACGATTCCCAAGGAGGCCGCCAGGACGGTCTGGGCCAAGGCCAAGGACGCCACTTTCGACGTCGCCCGCATCGACGAGATCGAGCGCGAGACCAAGCACGACGTCATCGCCTTCCTCACCCATCTTGCCGAGATCGTCGGCCCCGAGGCGCGCTTCGTCCATCAGGGCATGACGTCCTCCGACGTGCTCGACACCTGCCTCAACGTCCAGCTCACCCGCGCCGCCGACCTGCTGCTCGCCGACCTCGACAAGGTGCTGGCGGCGCTGAAGAAGCGCGCCCTCGAGCACAAGATGACGCCGACCATCGGCCGCAGTCACGGCATCCACGCAGAACCCGTGACCTTCGGCCTCAAGCTCGCTTATGCCTATGCGGAATTCTCTCGCGCCAAGGAGCGCCTGATCGCGGCGCGGAAGGAAGTCGCGACCTGCGCCATCTCCGGTGCGGTCGGCACTTTTGCCCAGATCGATCCGCGCGTCGAACAGCATGTTGCCAAGGCGATGGGTCTCGTGCCCGAGCCGATCTCGACGCAGGTCATTCCCCGCGACCGCCACGCGATGTATTTCTCGACGCTCGGCGTGATCGCGTCCTCGGTCGAGCGTTTTGCGGTGGAGATCCGCCACATGCAGCGCACCGAAGTGCTGGAAGCCGAGGAGTTCTTCTCCGAAGGGCAGAAGGGTTCGTCCGCGATGCCGCACAAGCGCAATCCGGTGCTCTCGGAAAACCTCTCCGGCTTGTCACGCATGGTGCGCGCCTATGTGACGCCGGCGCTGGAGAACGTCGTGCTCTGGCACGAGCGCGACATCTCGCACTCCTCTGCCGAGCGCATGATGGGCCCCGACGCGACGGTGACGCTGGACTTCGCGCTGGTCCGCCTCGCCGGCCTGATCGACAAGCTGTTGGTGTACCCCGCCAACATGCAGAAGAACCTCGACCGCCTCGGCGGCCTGGTGCATTCGCAGCGCGTTCTGCTGGCGCTGACGCAGAAGGGCGCAAGCCGCGAGGACGCCTACAAGCTCGTGCAGCGCAACGCCATGCCGGTCTGGCGCGGCGAAGGCGACTTCCTCCAGCTCCTGAAGAAAGACGCTGAGGTGAAGAAGTATCTCACCGACGCCGAGATCGAGGAGCAGTTCGACCTCGGCTATCACTTCAAGCACGTCGACACGATCTTCAAGCGCGTGTTCGGCGAAAGCTGAACGTCATTCGCAGCCCGGGTGAGCGCAGCGACACCCGGGACTTCTCTCACAAAGATCCCGGATGTCGCTTCGCTCATCCGGGCTACAAATCAAGGCGGACCTTCCCCATGCCCATCGTCAACCGCGTTGCCGCCCTCTCCGACGAAATGGCCGCCTGGCGCCATGACTTCCACGAGAACCCGGAGCTGCAATACGACGTCCACCGCACCGCCGGCATCGTCGCCGACCGCTTGCGCGAGTTCGGCTGCGACGAGGTGGTGACGGGCATCGGCCGCACCGGCGTCGTCGGTGTGATCCGCGGCCGCAAATCCGCCTCGGGCAAGACCATTGGCCTGCGCGCCGACATGGACGCGCTGCCGATCATGGAGACGTCGGGCGTCGCCTACGCCTCCAAGGTCCCCGGCAAGATGCACGCCTGCGGCCATGACGGCCACACCGCCATGCTGCTCGGCGCCGCCAAATATCTCGCCGAGACGCGCAATTTCGACGGCACGGCCGTGGTGATCTTCCAGCCGGCGGAAGAAGGCGGCGGCGGCGGCAAGGCGATGGTCGAGGACGGGCTGATGACGCGCTGGAACATCCAGGAGGTCTATGGCATGCACAACATGCCGGGCCTACCAGAAGGACATTTCGCGACCACGCCCGGCGCGATGCTCGCCTCCTCCGACAACATCCAGATCACGGTCCACGGCAAGGGCGGCCACGCCGGCGCGGGTCCGCACAAGTCCATCGACAGCGTGCTGATCGGCGCACAGATCGTCAACGCGCTGCAATCGATCGTCGCGCGCAACGTCGATCCGCTGAAATCCGCCGTCATCTCGATCACGCAATTCCACTCCGGCACGGCCTTCAACATCATCCCGGAGATCGCCGAACTCGGCGGCACCGTGCGCACACTCGATCCTGAAGTGCGCGATCTCGTCGAGCGCCGCATCGGCGAAGTCGCCGACAGCGTAGCACGCGCCTATGGCGGCTCGGCCGAGACGAAATACACGCGGATGTATCCGGTGACCATGAACCATGCGCGCGAGGCCGGCCTTGCCGCCGACGTCGCCCGCGACATCGTCGGTGCCGAGCGCGTCAACGACAAGTTCATTCCGATGATGGGCGCCGAAGACTTCTCCTTCATGCTGGAAGCGCGCCCCGGCGCGATGATCCTGGTCGGCATGGGCGACGGCAACGAGTGCCACCATCCGGCCTATGTCTTCAACGACAACATCCTGGGCCATGGCGCGTCCTATTGGGCGCGACTCGTCGAAACGCGGATGCCGGCGGGGTAGGTCAGGCAGCGGCGGTGGGAAGGCCCGGTTTTGTCAGTTGCAGATCTCGCCGGTAATCTTCGTGACTCCGTTGCCTGGACCGGGCACAAGACCAAGGCGGCAACCCTTTGCGACTGGTCTGCAGCCTGCTTGGCCGCAGACGATCTGACCGGATGCTTGCGACTTCGGTGTCGCAGATTCCGCCTGTTTCCGGTCCTGATCGCTCCTCTTTGCGTCCTCGCGCGTCGCGACCGGCTTCTTCTCCAGCACCTTCTCGCATTCGTTGTCGTCACCGACGCGATAACCGGCCCGGCAGGTGATCTTCACGCATTGATCGCCGTCGGCCTTGGAGCCGAAATTGCAAATGAGCGGGCAGACCCGTCCGGGCTTCGCTTTCAGGGCGTCGAGTGCGTCGACGCTTGCAAGCTTGGCGTCGAACTGGGTGCCGGCATATTTGTTGAACAGTGTCAGCGAGCGCTGCGAGGCTGAATTCCAGTCGCCGTCCGCAGCCGAGGCAAAGCAGCCGACGCGGCGCAATTCGCTCTGCACGGATTTTGTCAGATCAGCCGCCGACAATGTGGATGCCGGCGCCGGCGCAAGAGCTGCAACTTTTTGCTCGACCTCAGGCATCTGCCGATCGGCCGTCGGCTTTGCCGCCTGCTCCGCCTTCTCGGCGGCCTGCTTGGCGGCAAGTTCGGCCTTGGCCTTCTCCGCCGCCTGCTTCTCGGCCTGTGCTTTTGCCGCGGCAGCTTCGGCCAGCTTGCGCTGGTGCTCCGCCGCGTCCGCTCTTGCTTGCTCGATCTGCTTCTGCTTCTCCGCCGCGATCCGCGCCTCTTCGGCCGCTTTGGCCGCCGCGGCCGCCTTGTCCTGCTCGGCCTTCTGAGCGCGTTCGGCAATAAGCCTTGCCTTCTGCTGCTCGGCCGCATTCGCTTTCTGCTCGGCTGACGCGCGCGTCTCTTCAGCGGCGATCTTGTTCATCTGGCCCTTAGCCAGGTTGGCATAGAAACCGTCGTGATATTGCGCCAGGAAGGCTTCCCAACCGTCGCGCGTGGCAAGCTGCAGCGCGAGCTCGTAATCCCTGCGAATAGAATCCTGCGGACTGGCCTGCGGCCCGGTCGCGGCCGGTTTGATTGCCACCAGCGGTACATCGTCGCCGCCGAGCGAGCCGTAGACATAGGGCTCCTGCTTGTAGCCGGTGCTCTTGAGCACGTCGTCGCGCACGAATCCGAACGCCTTGCGCAGGTCGAGGCCCGGCTTCGGAAGGTGCTCGACCAAAGCGACGGCGAACGGGCTGTTTCTGGAATCGCCGTCGGACGCGGTCGAACCGGCCTTCGCGGCGAACGCAATCATGGTGTTGGGGCTGGTCGGCTCGACCTTGGCAAGCCCCCTTCCGATCGCGCGCGAGGCCAGCGTCCGCTTCATGGTCTTGGAAAACGGATTGTCGCGGCAGGCATCCAGGATGATCAGGCGCA containing:
- a CDS encoding response regulator transcription factor, which produces MNEITATGISVLLVDDHPIVRQGYRRVLESQGDLHVVAEADNAADAYGAFKARDPDVVLLDISMPGASGLEAIRNIRARSPRARILVFTMHNEAVLVKAAFNAGASGFVTKSSEPSAVVAAIRSVARGERAMSDDIAHILAEDSLSAGSALDQLGEREIEILRQFAGGATTEQIAAHLNLSVKTVQNYHYLIKTKTGARTDAQLVRLAANCGLTKI
- a CDS encoding MBL fold metallo-hydrolase translates to MCVRLDLSTSANLDGSRSRPRSRCMSCTTTGDDSMNIRDSLLAALIASSVFATGLTGSAAAEAKDQITILYDAFGTDEAMTKDWGFSALVEIAGKRILFDTGNDPEIFAANVKAKGVDLSDLDFVVLSHRHSDHMAGLSYLLSINPTVKIYAPKEGFGIYGSSLPSGFYRKDEALPPEMRYYAGKPPAVMKFGTAWAHANFELIDQTTEIAPGITLISLISDAPGTRELKELSLAVNTADGMVLLVGCSHPGIERIVEAATGINPRIHLVAGGFHLVVAPDEAIAKVVTALKDRFKVDSVAPGHCTGEPTFAALKKAFGDNYLYAGLGTSIPVATVAGVNVRRGEGPTLDDLATYRKLAGREDPFGILRLRSSHLAPAL
- a CDS encoding calcium-binding protein; this encodes MHHLPNDTIAVTLPDFGQSMTVLGDPGLATDDWGGNDALTAAISSLNSNVTLVGEDLAAMHGNSHGGNDSLVVSVDGGWDNAVAVGDAQSMADNTRGGNDTLNVDAHNSLYTNVYLYGDVQGDMSGNAGGGNDTLTASTGWRSFGSLSGDAGGAMSGNAHGGNDTLSATDYGINGGGDALSGDATGAMTDNAVGGNDILTFAASSDAQLGGGSLSGDSGTSMSDNAQGGNDILTAVVDGERAAFSTTLYGDAPTMSGNAHGGNDSLTGGSSPDRLAGDAMSYAPSSPGSITGGTDTLNGGGGNDLLWGGPNNDTFVFNTGSGQDIINDFNQGNQAVGSTTTEHDVINLHDYGFADWAAVSSLIGDNSAGDAVIHLTANDTITLDGVHTAALHPTDFVI
- a CDS encoding TetR family transcriptional regulator, which codes for MNEAVILTPERILEVTEDVLRRYGLAKATVVDVARALDVSHGSVYRHFPSKASLREAVAKRWLDRIDAPLRQLAEEQGPAPARLDRWLRTLFAAKRSRVLDDPEMFETYLTLAREACAAVKCHKDTMIDQIAAILTDGVKQGVFEVDDVKATARAIFDATVRFHHPAHADEWKDADLSARVDATLALVLRGLKAA
- the purB gene encoding adenylosuccinate lyase, with the protein product MIPRYTRPEMASIWEPQTRFKIWFEIEAHAADALAELGTIPKEAARTVWAKAKDATFDVARIDEIERETKHDVIAFLTHLAEIVGPEARFVHQGMTSSDVLDTCLNVQLTRAADLLLADLDKVLAALKKRALEHKMTPTIGRSHGIHAEPVTFGLKLAYAYAEFSRAKERLIAARKEVATCAISGAVGTFAQIDPRVEQHVAKAMGLVPEPISTQVIPRDRHAMYFSTLGVIASSVERFAVEIRHMQRTEVLEAEEFFSEGQKGSSAMPHKRNPVLSENLSGLSRMVRAYVTPALENVVLWHERDISHSSAERMMGPDATVTLDFALVRLAGLIDKLLVYPANMQKNLDRLGGLVHSQRVLLALTQKGASREDAYKLVQRNAMPVWRGEGDFLQLLKKDAEVKKYLTDAEIEEQFDLGYHFKHVDTIFKRVFGES
- a CDS encoding M20 aminoacylase family protein → MPIVNRVAALSDEMAAWRHDFHENPELQYDVHRTAGIVADRLREFGCDEVVTGIGRTGVVGVIRGRKSASGKTIGLRADMDALPIMETSGVAYASKVPGKMHACGHDGHTAMLLGAAKYLAETRNFDGTAVVIFQPAEEGGGGGKAMVEDGLMTRWNIQEVYGMHNMPGLPEGHFATTPGAMLASSDNIQITVHGKGGHAGAGPHKSIDSVLIGAQIVNALQSIVARNVDPLKSAVISITQFHSGTAFNIIPEIAELGGTVRTLDPEVRDLVERRIGEVADSVARAYGGSAETKYTRMYPVTMNHAREAGLAADVARDIVGAERVNDKFIPMMGAEDFSFMLEARPGAMILVGMGDGNECHHPAYVFNDNILGHGASYWARLVETRMPAG
- a CDS encoding caspase domain-containing protein, which encodes MILAIGLACGPAHADRRVALVIGNSTYKSAPKLGNPVNDATLVGGMFKKAGFDSVDVRLDLSASEMRRMLREFAGRTRDADMAVIYYAGHGIELEGTNYLIPVDATLETDGDVLDETIPVERALFAVEPAKQLRLIILDACRDNPFSKTMKRTLASRAIGRGLAKVEPTSPNTMIAFAAKAGSTASDGDSRNSPFAVALVEHLPKPGLDLRKAFGFVRDDVLKSTGYKQEPYVYGSLGGDDVPLVAIKPAATGPQASPQDSIRRDYELALQLATRDGWEAFLAQYHDGFYANLAKGQMNKIAAEETRASAEQKANAAEQQKARLIAERAQKAEQDKAAAAAKAAEEARIAAEKQKQIEQARADAAEHQRKLAEAAAAKAQAEKQAAEKAKAELAAKQAAEKAEQAAKPTADRQMPEVEQKVAALAPAPASTLSAADLTKSVQSELRRVGCFASAADGDWNSASQRSLTLFNKYAGTQFDAKLASVDALDALKAKPGRVCPLICNFGSKADGDQCVKITCRAGYRVGDDNECEKVLEKKPVATREDAKRSDQDRKQAESATPKSQASGQIVCGQAGCRPVAKGCRLGLVPGPGNGVTKITGEICN